Part of the bacterium genome, CCTTGCGGCCGCACTCCTCGATGATCTCGGGCACGAGCTTCGCCGGGACCGCGATCACGGCCAGGTCGACCCCGTCCGGCACCTCTCTCAAATCCTTGTAACACTTGCGCCCCATCACGTCCGGCGCCTTCGGGTTCACGGGATATATATCGCCGGAGAAGCCGTGCTCCACGAGGTTCTTCACGACGGAGTGGCCGACCTTGCCCTCCTCGCGGGACGCCCCGACCACGGCCACAGAACGCGGCATGAAAAGTTTATTTAACACGGCCCTCCTCCGATCGCTTTCCGTTCAGGCATTCAAGCAATTTATGGGCATCAAAGCAATTGAGAATATCGCCCTTGGCGAGCCACCCCTTGCGCGCCACGTTCACGCCGTAACCTATCAAGCCCATGTCGTCCGGAGAATGCGCGTCAGGGCAGATGATGAACTTCACGCCCTTGTCCCTGGCGCGCTTGCACCAGCGCCAGTCCAGGTCCAGTCTCTGCGGGTGCGCGTTGATCTCCATGGCCACGCCCAGCTCGGCAGCCGCGTCCAGCACCCGGTTCATGTCCACGGCGTAGGGGTCCCGCGCGAGCAGGAGCCTTCCGGTGGGATGCGCGAGCGCATGCACGAACGGATTGGATATCCCCTTGATGATGCGCCTCGTCATCTCCTCCTCAGGCATGTTGAAACGCGTATGCACCGAGGCGATCACGATGTCGAAGGCGGCGAGGAGATCGTCCTCGAAGTCGAGCAATCCGTCCGCCAGCACGTCCACCTCGATGCCCTTGAGCACAAGAAAGTTCTTAAACTTTTTATTGAGCGCGTCGATCTCCCGGTGCTGCCTCTTCACGTCCGCAGGCGTAAGCCCGTGCGCCACGGTCAAAATTCGGCTGTGGTCGCATATCGCCAGGTATTCGAAGCCCATGACGCGCGCAGCCTCGGCCATCTTTTCTATCGAGGCCTCTCCGTCGGAGTAATTCGAATGCACGTGCAGCACGCCCTTGAGATCCCCATCCTCCACCAGCTTCGGCAGCTTTTTACCCTCCGCCGCCTCCAACTCGCCCATGTCTTCGCGAAGCTCCGGCTCGACATAGTCCATGCCGAGCGCCGCAAAGAGCGCGGCCTCGTCCGCGCATTTCATCGATTTTTCGGACCCTTCCTTGAAGAGGCCGTACTCGTTGAGCTTGAGGCCCATGGACTTGGCCCTCGCGCGCATCCGGACGTTGTGCTCCTTGGATCCCGTGAAGTGGTGGAGGGCGAACGGGAACTGCTCTTCGGTAACGAC contains:
- the polX gene encoding DNA polymerase/3'-5' exonuclease PolX, with the protein product MDKAQIAEALHELAVLMELTGANPFKVRAYENAARTVDGLAEEIGPLIEKDALVEIKGIGRNLADHIAELYRSGEIAEYAGLKKSVPEGVIEMLSIPGLGPKKAAHLWRGMGIKSAGELEFLCKRHMIAGAPGFGAKTEEKILAGIAMLRRFAGKRLFSEAAAQAKAVHEMVESWPEVDRLEVAGSVRRRREVVGDVDMIAASTDPVKVMDRFVSMPIVERVLQHGEKKSEVILESGVQCDLRVVTEEQFPFALHHFTGSKEHNVRMRARAKSMGLKLNEYGLFKEGSEKSMKCADEAALFAALGMDYVEPELREDMGELEAAEGKKLPKLVEDGDLKGVLHVHSNYSDGEASIEKMAEAARVMGFEYLAICDHSRILTVAHGLTPADVKRQHREIDALNKKFKNFLVLKGIEVDVLADGLLDFEDDLLAAFDIVIASVHTRFNMPEEEMTRRIIKGISNPFVHALAHPTGRLLLARDPYAVDMNRVLDAAAELGVAMEINAHPQRLDLDWRWCKRARDKGVKFIICPDAHSPDDMGLIGYGVNVARKGWLAKGDILNCFDAHKLLECLNGKRSEEGRVK